A genomic stretch from uncultured Cohaesibacter sp. includes:
- a CDS encoding DUF1365 domain-containing protein translates to MTDETALTFAPDACLYEGIVTHVRSGAVKHRLAYKVTSMLLPLHKLAEIDQRSRLFSVNRFNLISFHEADYIDPAFDGLQPYLEHLMEISGEFPQENDRPTRFTALTFPRVLGRSFNPLTLFFCCDRENRLKAILYQVSNTFGERFHYIYALTNEESNLSQDQRLRHEGKKLFYVSPFMDIEGKYNFSIRLPHEKLSYQITLSGQQPSSVMASYTAQKRPFTTRNMLLTFARLMQSGWKILAAIHLEALKLWRKGAPFHKRPPMPSEPVSSLHRSRLGKGLHQ, encoded by the coding sequence ATGACGGACGAAACAGCCCTCACCTTTGCTCCCGATGCCTGTCTATATGAAGGCATCGTAACCCATGTGCGTAGCGGCGCAGTGAAGCATCGCCTTGCCTACAAGGTGACCTCCATGCTCCTGCCGCTCCACAAATTGGCCGAGATTGATCAACGATCCCGCCTCTTTTCGGTCAACCGTTTCAACCTGATCAGCTTTCACGAGGCCGACTATATCGACCCGGCTTTTGACGGTTTGCAGCCCTATCTGGAGCATCTGATGGAGATCTCGGGCGAATTCCCTCAAGAGAATGACCGCCCCACCCGTTTCACGGCCCTGACCTTTCCACGAGTGTTGGGGCGTAGCTTCAACCCGCTGACCCTCTTCTTCTGTTGTGATCGGGAGAACCGCCTCAAAGCCATCCTCTATCAGGTGAGCAATACATTCGGGGAACGCTTTCACTATATCTATGCCCTCACCAATGAGGAGAGCAATTTGTCACAAGACCAAAGGCTACGCCATGAGGGGAAAAAGTTATTCTACGTTTCACCTTTCATGGACATCGAAGGAAAGTACAATTTCTCAATTCGCTTGCCGCACGAAAAGCTGTCCTACCAAATCACCCTGAGCGGCCAACAACCCTCCTCTGTGATGGCATCCTATACCGCGCAAAAAAGGCCCTTTACCACTAGAAATATGCTTTTAACTTTTGCTAGGCTGATGCAGAGCGGATGGAAGATCCTCGCAGCCATACATCTCGAGGCCTTGAAATTATGGCGCAAGGGCGCGCCTTTTCACAAACGACCGCCCATGCCCTCTGAACCGGTTTCAAGCCTTCACCGCTCAAGACTTGGTAAAGGATTGCATCAATGA
- a CDS encoding iron exporter MbfA encodes MVLSLFTNSKRAFTSLSEKEVLALAISSEEDDARIYRAYAEHLRTDYPQTAKIYEDMADVENQHRCNLIEMYKSQFGDAIPLIRREHVRGFYDRKPDWLMKSLTLEKIRNETIAMEDQSARFYRAAIDQVSDADTRKLLGDLALAEEGHEDIARDLQDEHTPDSVKDDEQSHEHKQFVLTWVQPGLAGLMDGSVSTLAPIFAAAFATQDTWQTFLIGLSAAVGAGISMGFTEAAHDDGKISGRGSPIKRGIASGVMTTVGGLGHALPYLIPFFWTATAIAVVVVFFELWAIAWIQNKYMETPFLRAAFQVVLGGALVLAAGILIGSG; translated from the coding sequence ATGGTTTTGAGTCTTTTTACCAATAGCAAGCGCGCATTTACTTCGCTTTCCGAAAAGGAAGTGCTCGCTTTGGCTATTTCCTCAGAAGAGGATGATGCCCGCATCTACAGAGCCTATGCCGAGCATCTGCGCACCGATTATCCGCAAACAGCGAAGATTTATGAAGATATGGCCGATGTTGAAAATCAGCATCGCTGTAATCTGATCGAGATGTATAAGAGTCAGTTTGGAGATGCGATCCCGCTTATCCGGCGTGAGCATGTTCGCGGTTTTTATGATCGCAAACCTGACTGGTTGATGAAGTCTCTGACTTTGGAGAAAATCCGCAATGAAACCATTGCGATGGAGGATCAATCCGCTCGCTTTTATCGTGCTGCAATCGATCAGGTGAGCGATGCGGACACGCGCAAGCTGTTGGGGGATCTTGCGCTGGCTGAAGAGGGGCATGAGGATATTGCCCGCGACTTGCAGGATGAGCATACGCCAGACTCGGTCAAGGATGATGAGCAAAGCCACGAGCACAAGCAGTTTGTGCTGACCTGGGTGCAGCCCGGTCTGGCAGGGCTCATGGATGGCTCTGTTTCTACGCTTGCTCCGATTTTTGCTGCCGCTTTTGCAACACAGGATACCTGGCAGACGTTTCTGATCGGTCTTTCGGCTGCTGTCGGGGCTGGTATTTCGATGGGCTTTACGGAAGCTGCCCATGATGATGGGAAAATCTCCGGGCGAGGCTCGCCAATCAAGCGCGGTATTGCTTCTGGCGTGATGACCACGGTTGGTGGCCTTGGGCATGCGCTGCCTTATCTCATTCCATTTTTCTGGACGGCAACGGCGATCGCCGTGGTGGTCGTCTTCTTCGAGCTGTGGGCTATCGCATGGATCCAGAATAAATATATGGAAACGCCATTTTTGCGGGCGGCTTTTCAGGTCGTGCTTGGCGGGGCGTTGGTGCTGGCAGCCGGTATTCTTATCGGCAGTGGCTGA
- a CDS encoding cyclopropane-fatty-acyl-phospholipid synthase family protein, which translates to MSLQKNFSDAEFDRSGPMGGSVVPTMQGRLWLRFLSPIFSCLHYGHVEFILPSGGKLTFGSGNEKEPTVQVHIHHNRTLWSIVSRGMLGVAESFIAAHWSCDNLAKLFDLCLRNHATYEKLYSHGKVARWIAHLKHLTRANSIKGSRKNISFHYDLGNDFYRLWLDPTMTYSSAYKTDEHEALEQAQIHKLDRVLELSNASAGETILEIGCGWGAFAERAANVGCKVEGLTLSTEQLDYAIKRAESKGFDKLARFHLRDYRHETGQYDAIASIEMIEAVGEEHWPVYFKHLHDNLRPGGRAALQAITIDEQRYDQYRSGADFIQTFIFPGGMLPTESHLDDHAKRAGLIPVFRETFTQDYAKTLARWSKTFLAQWPQISKLGYDERFKRMWLFYLAYCEAGFSNKTINVGHYCYQRPA; encoded by the coding sequence ATGAGTTTGCAGAAGAATTTTTCGGATGCGGAATTTGATCGGTCTGGCCCCATGGGAGGGTCCGTGGTGCCTACGATGCAAGGTCGACTCTGGCTCCGCTTCCTCAGCCCTATCTTTTCATGCCTGCACTATGGCCATGTCGAGTTTATCCTGCCTTCGGGCGGAAAACTTACTTTCGGCTCGGGCAATGAGAAAGAACCAACCGTACAGGTCCATATCCACCACAATCGCACCCTCTGGAGCATTGTGAGCCGAGGCATGCTTGGCGTCGCAGAAAGCTTCATCGCCGCTCACTGGAGCTGCGATAATCTGGCCAAGCTGTTTGACCTTTGCCTGCGGAACCACGCCACCTATGAAAAGCTCTACTCTCATGGCAAGGTCGCCCGCTGGATCGCCCATCTCAAACACTTGACCCGCGCCAACAGCATCAAGGGCAGCCGCAAGAATATCTCGTTCCACTATGATCTTGGCAATGACTTCTACCGGTTGTGGCTTGATCCGACGATGACCTACTCCTCTGCCTACAAGACTGACGAGCATGAGGCCCTCGAGCAGGCCCAGATACACAAGCTTGATCGCGTGCTGGAATTGAGCAATGCCAGCGCCGGAGAAACCATTCTCGAAATCGGCTGCGGCTGGGGAGCTTTTGCAGAACGAGCAGCCAATGTCGGTTGCAAGGTGGAAGGGCTGACGCTCTCTACCGAACAGCTAGACTATGCGATCAAACGGGCCGAATCCAAAGGCTTTGACAAGCTCGCCCGTTTCCATCTGCGTGATTATCGGCATGAAACCGGACAATATGATGCGATTGCCTCCATCGAGATGATCGAGGCCGTTGGTGAAGAACACTGGCCGGTCTATTTCAAGCATCTGCATGATAATCTACGTCCGGGAGGTCGGGCTGCGCTGCAAGCCATCACCATAGATGAGCAACGCTATGATCAATATCGCAGCGGTGCAGACTTCATCCAGACATTCATCTTTCCCGGTGGCATGCTGCCTACAGAAAGCCATCTGGATGACCACGCCAAGCGAGCGGGGCTCATTCCGGTGTTCAGGGAAACATTCACGCAGGATTATGCCAAAACGCTGGCGCGCTGGAGCAAAACATTTCTGGCTCAATGGCCCCAGATTTCCAAACTCGGCTATGATGAGCGTTTCAAGCGCATGTGGTTGTTCTATCTCGCCTATTGCGAAGCTGGCTTTTCCAACAAGACCATCAATGTAGGCCACTATTGCTACCAGCGCCCCGCTTAG
- a CDS encoding LysR family transcriptional regulator, which translates to MNWDDVRIFLAVARAGQILQAARRLGLNHATVARRLSSLEAALQARLLKRHTTGCSLTPEGESFLLAAERMETEMLAARADIGAADTSVSGVVRIGAPDGFGVAFLAPRLAPLLEQYPDLTVQLVPVPRSFSLDRREADIVITVERPSQGRLVARKLVDYSLGFYASRDYVERYGQPSSLEDFKQHRLVGFVEDLIYSPSLNYKAEMMRGHQPQFECTSALGQTEAVRAGLGIGVLHGFIAREDPNLLEILPERRIQRAYWAVYHESTRQLRRIKAVSDFVYKLVGQERDIFR; encoded by the coding sequence ATGAATTGGGATGACGTGCGCATTTTTCTGGCGGTGGCGCGGGCCGGGCAAATCTTGCAGGCTGCCCGGCGCCTGGGGCTCAATCATGCCACGGTTGCCCGGCGCCTTTCCTCTCTGGAGGCGGCTTTGCAAGCCAGATTGCTGAAACGCCACACAACAGGCTGTTCGTTGACGCCGGAAGGGGAGAGCTTTCTGTTGGCCGCCGAGCGCATGGAGACGGAAATGCTGGCTGCACGGGCTGACATCGGGGCGGCGGATACCTCCGTTTCGGGCGTTGTGCGCATCGGTGCTCCGGATGGCTTTGGTGTCGCCTTTCTCGCACCGCGCCTTGCGCCGCTGCTTGAGCAATATCCCGACCTGACGGTGCAGCTTGTGCCGGTTCCCCGTTCCTTCTCGCTTGATCGGCGGGAAGCGGATATCGTGATCACCGTTGAGCGGCCTTCACAAGGGCGTCTGGTGGCGCGCAAGCTGGTGGACTATAGCCTTGGCTTTTATGCCTCCCGCGACTATGTCGAGCGATATGGACAGCCGAGCAGTCTGGAAGATTTCAAGCAGCACCGTCTGGTCGGCTTCGTAGAGGATCTCATCTATTCTCCCTCATTGAATTACAAAGCCGAGATGATGCGTGGTCATCAGCCGCAATTTGAATGCACCAGCGCATTGGGGCAGACGGAGGCCGTCAGGGCCGGTCTGGGGATCGGCGTTCTGCATGGCTTTATAGCGCGGGAAGACCCCAATCTGTTGGAGATTCTGCCCGAGCGCCGCATTCAGAGGGCCTATTGGGCGGTCTATCACGAAAGCACCCGGCAGTTGAGGCGGATCAAGGCGGTTTCCGATTTTGTTTATAAGTTGGTCGGACAAGAGCGCGATATATTCCGATAA
- a CDS encoding CBS domain-containing protein, translating into MAAPSSYQGPRAEQKGQQSASQDAHIAFEKAYSQTTVGDILEEKDGALYSVTVSSSLASVIAELNIHEIGNLPVIDPNVGLVGVISERDIIRATGEFGEEALARPVRDFMTANPQTCSLEDKVGDVMIRMTEGRFRHMPVVDNDMLAGMMSIRDIVIHRVKEVEFETLRLKQLMVG; encoded by the coding sequence ATGGCAGCCCCAAGTTCTTACCAAGGCCCGCGCGCGGAACAAAAAGGCCAGCAGAGCGCGTCGCAGGATGCTCATATCGCTTTCGAGAAGGCCTATTCCCAAACGACTGTGGGGGATATTCTTGAAGAGAAAGACGGCGCTTTATATTCTGTGACGGTCAGCTCCAGTCTTGCTTCCGTGATTGCCGAGCTTAACATTCACGAGATCGGTAACCTGCCGGTGATAGATCCCAATGTGGGATTGGTTGGCGTGATTTCAGAGCGTGACATCATTCGAGCAACAGGAGAGTTCGGGGAAGAAGCGCTCGCTCGCCCGGTCCGAGATTTCATGACCGCAAATCCACAGACCTGCTCTCTGGAAGACAAGGTTGGCGATGTGATGATACGGATGACCGAAGGGCGCTTCCGGCATATGCCTGTCGTCGACAATGATATGCTTGCAGGCATGATGTCTATTCGCGATATCGTTATCCATCGCGTGAAAGAAGTTGAATTCGAAACCCTGCGCCTCAAGCAGCTCATGGTTGGCTGA
- a CDS encoding pseudouridine-5'-phosphate glycosidase, which translates to MTMSSETSSLPIIYSDEVAAARAAGKPIVALESTIITHGMPYPENVSTALDVEAIIREEGACPATIAILDGVINVGLTTEQVEELAQRDDIMKLSRADLSYALVAGKSGSTTVAATMICASLAGIATFATGGIGGVHRGAEESFDISADLQELAKTPVMVISAGVKALLDIPKTLEVLETLGVPVVGVGTDEFPAFWSRESGFACPLRLDTPKDIASLYTMRKALGLEGGMIVANPVPEADEIPRNEMETFILEAISEANRRSVSGKEVTPFVLSRIKDLTEGDSLVTNIALVKNNARLAARIAKAL; encoded by the coding sequence ATGACCATGAGCAGTGAAACCTCCTCCTTGCCCATCATCTATAGCGACGAAGTGGCTGCAGCCCGCGCAGCAGGCAAGCCCATCGTAGCTCTGGAATCCACCATCATCACACATGGAATGCCCTATCCCGAGAATGTGTCCACCGCACTGGACGTGGAAGCGATCATCCGGGAAGAAGGCGCCTGCCCGGCGACTATTGCCATTCTGGATGGCGTCATCAATGTAGGCCTGACAACCGAGCAGGTTGAAGAACTGGCACAGCGCGATGACATCATGAAGCTTTCGCGCGCCGACCTCTCCTATGCATTGGTGGCAGGCAAGAGCGGCTCAACGACCGTTGCCGCCACCATGATTTGCGCGTCTCTGGCTGGCATCGCCACCTTTGCGACGGGTGGCATTGGCGGTGTGCACCGTGGTGCCGAAGAAAGTTTCGATATTTCTGCCGACCTGCAAGAATTGGCCAAGACCCCGGTCATGGTGATCTCTGCTGGCGTCAAGGCATTGCTCGACATTCCCAAGACTCTCGAAGTGCTTGAAACATTGGGCGTGCCGGTGGTCGGCGTTGGGACTGATGAATTCCCGGCCTTCTGGTCTCGCGAAAGCGGATTTGCCTGCCCGCTGCGTCTGGATACACCAAAGGACATCGCGTCTCTTTACACCATGCGCAAGGCCCTTGGTCTTGAAGGCGGTATGATCGTTGCCAACCCTGTGCCCGAAGCCGATGAAATCCCCCGCAACGAGATGGAAACCTTCATCCTTGAAGCCATCAGCGAAGCCAACCGTCGCAGCGTTTCGGGCAAGGAAGTCACCCCCTTCGTGCTTTCCCGCATCAAGGATCTGACCGAAGGGGACAGTCTTGTTACCAACATTGCGCTGGTCAAGAACAATGCCCGTCTGGCAGCCAGAATTGCAAAAGCCCTCTAG
- a CDS encoding SDR family NAD(P)-dependent oxidoreductase yields MSNQLEKWNRVWIIGASSGMGAALAELLAHEGVEVIVSARRAEKLEALGRHSTLITPLPLDVEKPDEVSEAVESLHAAGLPDLTIYCAAIYEPGGLNQLGPEKARQHMEVNYLGAVAVISALFPKLKERGTGSIAIVSSLTSYCGLPLAALYGPTKAALASLCETIKPEFDQAGLQLQLVNPGFVDTPLTEKNSFPMPFILSREEAAQRILKGLKRSTFEIAFPTRMAVALGILRRLPYGLYFRLMRRML; encoded by the coding sequence ATGAGCAATCAGCTTGAAAAATGGAACCGGGTCTGGATCATCGGTGCAAGCTCTGGCATGGGCGCTGCCCTGGCGGAATTGCTGGCACATGAAGGTGTCGAGGTGATCGTCAGTGCACGACGGGCAGAAAAGCTCGAAGCACTTGGCAGGCACTCCACCCTGATTACACCATTGCCGCTTGACGTGGAAAAGCCTGATGAGGTCTCTGAAGCGGTTGAAAGTCTTCACGCAGCAGGGCTTCCTGACCTCACCATCTATTGCGCTGCCATTTATGAGCCGGGCGGGCTGAACCAGCTTGGCCCAGAAAAAGCAAGACAGCATATGGAGGTCAATTATCTGGGTGCTGTGGCTGTCATTTCGGCGCTTTTCCCGAAATTGAAAGAGAGGGGCACTGGCTCGATAGCGATTGTTTCCTCGCTCACATCCTACTGTGGCCTGCCACTGGCTGCCCTTTATGGCCCGACCAAGGCGGCGCTTGCCAGCCTGTGCGAGACAATCAAGCCGGAGTTTGATCAGGCGGGTCTACAGCTGCAACTCGTCAATCCCGGTTTTGTCGATACGCCTCTTACCGAGAAGAACAGCTTTCCCATGCCGTTTATTCTCTCGCGTGAAGAGGCCGCACAGCGTATTCTCAAGGGGCTTAAGCGATCAACTTTCGAAATCGCCTTTCCAACGCGCATGGCCGTTGCGCTCGGGATCTTGCGCAGGCTTCCCTATGGTTTGTATTTCCGCTTGATGAGGAGGATGCTTTGA
- a CDS encoding carbohydrate kinase family protein has translation MTPVSFTPDILVVGGAHIDRVARSTARLEPEQSNPGTLTRNVGGVAGNIARCLAKLSWNVALSTISGQDGDAELLKQELLAANIDISLILTSVKNKSATYTAIEDANGALIAAIADMAIYDTYPVEEVLGCLNIFPTPSKIVADTNLSPAVLQALAQNKGKHKLAVSAVSGPKANRAKDILPAIDLLFCNEAEAAIMADEYAELEALPEILKEKGVKSGVITKGNAGLSAWQGDQSWALPAPPVKIKSSNGAGDTLTACVLHALLLKVPFEKALTYGMAGASLSLMSEQAVPDILNRPVLDACIADIPQS, from the coding sequence ATGACCCCCGTTTCCTTCACTCCTGATATCCTCGTAGTTGGCGGCGCCCATATCGACAGGGTTGCACGTTCCACGGCTCGCTTGGAGCCTGAACAATCCAACCCCGGCACCCTCACCCGAAATGTCGGCGGCGTGGCTGGCAACATTGCCCGCTGTCTGGCCAAGCTCAGTTGGAATGTGGCTCTATCGACCATTTCCGGTCAGGATGGCGATGCCGAATTGCTCAAGCAAGAATTGCTGGCAGCCAACATCGACATCTCTCTCATTCTGACCAGCGTCAAAAACAAAAGCGCGACCTATACGGCGATTGAAGATGCCAATGGCGCCCTCATAGCGGCCATTGCCGACATGGCAATCTATGACACCTACCCGGTGGAAGAAGTCCTGGGCTGCCTGAATATCTTTCCCACGCCTTCGAAAATCGTCGCCGACACCAATCTGTCCCCCGCTGTATTGCAAGCGCTGGCCCAGAACAAGGGCAAGCACAAGCTGGCGGTAAGTGCCGTATCCGGCCCCAAGGCCAACCGCGCCAAGGATATCCTCCCCGCGATAGACCTGCTCTTCTGCAACGAGGCAGAGGCGGCAATTATGGCCGATGAATATGCAGAGCTGGAGGCGTTGCCCGAGATCCTCAAGGAAAAAGGCGTCAAATCCGGTGTCATCACCAAGGGCAATGCCGGCCTTAGCGCTTGGCAGGGAGACCAGAGCTGGGCCTTGCCAGCCCCTCCGGTCAAGATCAAATCCTCCAATGGCGCAGGAGACACCCTGACAGCCTGCGTCTTGCACGCCCTGCTGCTTAAAGTCCCCTTTGAAAAGGCGCTCACCTACGGCATGGCAGGCGCAAGCCTGAGTCTGATGAGCGAACAGGCCGTACCGGACATACTGAACAGACCCGTTTTGGATGCCTGCATTGCAGACATCCCCCAAAGCTAG
- a CDS encoding CoA-acylating methylmalonate-semialdehyde dehydrogenase, whose protein sequence is MTRVYGHYINGALVAGTSGRFADIYNPATGALQAKVALATIDELNAAVDAAAKAQPAWAATNPQRRARVMMKFGALINEHMDELAELVSLEHGKTLPDARGDVQRGLEVVEVCMGAPHLLKGEFTDNGGPGIDLYSMRQPLGVVAGIAPFNFPAMIPLWEMAPALVCGNAMILKPSERVPSTSFRLAELLKEAGLPDGVLQVVNGDKETVDAILDNDTIQAIGFVGSTPIAQYIYGRAASNGKRAQCFGGAKNHMIIMPDADLDKAADALIGAGFGAAGERCMAVSVAVPVGQKTADALTEKLVARIKKLKVGAYTQGEDIDYGPVITSEAKARILGLIDKGVEQGAKLVEDGRGLSVKDFEKGFFVGPCLFDKVTPDMDIYKQEIFGPVLCQVRTENYEEALKLVMDNAYGNGTAIYTADGDTARDFAHRVNVGMVGINFPIPVPLSYFTFGGWKKSSFGDLNQYGPDAFRFYTKTKTVTTRWFSGIKEGGEFNFKAMD, encoded by the coding sequence ATGACACGCGTGTATGGCCATTATATCAACGGTGCCCTCGTCGCCGGAACATCGGGCCGGTTTGCCGACATCTACAATCCTGCGACAGGCGCACTTCAGGCCAAGGTCGCATTGGCAACGATTGACGAACTGAATGCCGCAGTCGACGCCGCCGCCAAGGCACAGCCTGCATGGGCAGCGACCAACCCGCAGCGCCGCGCCCGCGTGATGATGAAATTTGGAGCCCTGATCAACGAGCATATGGACGAGTTGGCCGAGCTGGTGAGCTTGGAACATGGCAAGACCCTGCCAGACGCCCGTGGCGATGTTCAGCGCGGTTTGGAAGTGGTCGAGGTCTGTATGGGCGCCCCACATCTGCTCAAGGGCGAGTTCACGGATAATGGCGGCCCCGGTATCGACCTTTATTCCATGCGGCAGCCTTTGGGCGTGGTCGCTGGCATTGCGCCCTTCAACTTCCCCGCCATGATCCCGCTTTGGGAAATGGCTCCGGCTCTGGTCTGCGGCAATGCCATGATCCTGAAGCCTTCCGAGCGGGTGCCCTCCACATCCTTCCGCCTTGCCGAATTGCTCAAGGAGGCCGGCTTGCCAGACGGCGTCTTGCAGGTCGTGAATGGCGACAAGGAAACCGTGGACGCCATTCTGGACAATGACACCATTCAGGCCATCGGCTTTGTCGGCTCTACACCGATCGCCCAATATATCTATGGCCGCGCAGCCTCCAATGGCAAACGCGCCCAATGCTTCGGCGGTGCCAAGAACCACATGATCATCATGCCGGATGCCGATCTGGACAAGGCAGCTGATGCCCTGATCGGAGCCGGTTTCGGCGCAGCTGGCGAACGCTGCATGGCCGTTTCCGTAGCCGTTCCGGTCGGACAGAAAACCGCCGATGCCCTCACCGAAAAGCTCGTCGCTCGCATAAAGAAACTGAAGGTGGGCGCTTACACACAGGGTGAGGACATAGATTATGGCCCGGTTATCACATCCGAAGCCAAGGCTCGCATTCTCGGCCTGATCGATAAAGGCGTTGAACAAGGGGCCAAACTGGTCGAGGACGGACGCGGCTTGTCCGTCAAGGATTTCGAGAAAGGCTTCTTCGTTGGCCCCTGTCTGTTTGACAAGGTCACACCAGACATGGACATCTACAAGCAAGAGATATTTGGTCCGGTTTTATGCCAGGTGCGCACCGAAAACTATGAGGAAGCCTTGAAGCTGGTCATGGACAATGCCTATGGCAACGGAACGGCCATTTACACAGCCGATGGCGATACTGCCAGAGATTTCGCCCATCGCGTCAATGTGGGCATGGTTGGCATCAACTTCCCTATCCCGGTTCCGCTCAGCTATTTCACCTTCGGCGGCTGGAAGAAATCTTCCTTCGGCGACCTCAATCAATATGGTCCGGACGCCTTCCGCTTTTACACAAAAACCAAGACCGTCACCACCCGTTGGTTTTCCGGCATCAAGGAAGGTGGCGAATTCAACTTCAAGGCCATGGACTGA
- a CDS encoding nuclear transport factor 2 family protein has protein sequence MSVPAEQRATVARLYAQYFETLSPESTKDAQPLISDDVHFIDPFNDVKGRANFQRVVDKMFEDVKDPCFQIMDLAWSDDPDLCLMRWDFSCTMPVIGFWSVRGVSEIRFNEQNQICAHYDYWDASRHFYARLPMIGWMIRKIQKKASI, from the coding sequence ATGAGTGTTCCCGCAGAACAAAGGGCCACGGTTGCGCGCCTTTATGCGCAATATTTCGAGACCCTCAGCCCTGAATCCACCAAAGACGCGCAGCCCCTGATCAGCGATGATGTGCATTTCATCGACCCGTTCAACGATGTCAAAGGACGGGCGAATTTCCAGCGGGTCGTGGACAAGATGTTTGAGGATGTCAAGGATCCCTGTTTTCAGATCATGGACCTTGCCTGGTCTGACGATCCAGATCTTTGCCTTATGCGATGGGATTTTTCATGCACGATGCCCGTGATCGGATTCTGGAGCGTGCGCGGCGTCAGTGAAATCCGTTTCAATGAGCAGAACCAGATTTGTGCTCATTATGATTATTGGGATGCCAGCCGGCACTTCTATGCACGGTTGCCAATGATTGGCTGGATGATCCGGAAAATCCAGAAAAAGGCCAGCATCTAG
- a CDS encoding FAD-dependent oxidoreductase — protein MHIAVIGSGISGLSSAWLLSRNHTVDIFEKDDRLGGHANTQTVETSTGAIDVDTGFIVYNERTYPNLTRLFDHLEVDTALSDMSFSASLRDSDQEYSGQGFKGLFAKPTNALNPRFLRMLTDIRRFYMEAPRDIETGHAQSMTLEGYLKANNYSDAFIHDHLVPMGAAIWCIPSEEMMKFPFEAFMRFSINHGLVQFRNRPQWRTIPGGSKRYVEKIASHISGEIHLNQAITALVRRPGSVTIRTRQGLEKRYDHVVLACHADQALQILGASGGDMEEAERATLASIPYHKNLAILHKDPALMPRRRAAWASWNYIQDSGTESQGETSEPRLCVTYWMNKLQPLACKDDLFVTLNPIDQPAEGTVLRSQLYHHPVFSMQAIKAQKQLWALQGNRRTWFCGAYFGYGFHEDGIQAGLAVAEQLGGSLRPWALDDPSNRIFVYPPKAKPERHQTISAKTEPLTESLAVAK, from the coding sequence ATGCATATAGCAGTCATCGGATCAGGTATTTCAGGGCTCTCATCAGCCTGGCTTCTCTCACGGAATCATACGGTCGATATTTTCGAAAAAGATGATCGTCTGGGTGGCCATGCCAATACGCAGACAGTGGAAACATCCACCGGCGCGATTGATGTGGATACCGGCTTCATTGTCTATAACGAACGCACCTATCCGAACCTGACAAGGCTGTTTGATCACCTCGAAGTGGACACGGCGTTATCTGATATGTCCTTCTCCGCTTCCCTGCGCGACAGCGATCAGGAATACAGCGGACAGGGCTTCAAGGGATTGTTTGCCAAGCCCACCAACGCTCTCAATCCCCGCTTCTTGAGGATGCTGACAGATATCAGACGCTTCTATATGGAAGCCCCCCGCGACATCGAAACGGGCCATGCCCAGTCCATGACGCTGGAAGGCTATCTGAAGGCCAACAACTATTCCGATGCATTCATTCATGATCATCTGGTGCCGATGGGCGCTGCCATCTGGTGTATTCCGTCAGAAGAGATGATGAAGTTTCCCTTCGAAGCCTTCATGCGCTTTTCCATCAATCACGGGCTCGTGCAGTTTCGCAACCGCCCGCAATGGCGCACCATTCCCGGTGGATCGAAGCGCTATGTCGAGAAAATCGCCAGCCATATCTCTGGTGAAATTCATCTCAATCAGGCCATCACAGCGCTCGTGCGTCGCCCTGGATCGGTGACGATCCGCACCCGCCAAGGGTTGGAAAAGCGCTATGACCATGTGGTGCTCGCCTGCCATGCGGATCAGGCCTTACAGATTCTTGGCGCCAGTGGTGGCGACATGGAAGAGGCCGAGCGCGCCACACTGGCCTCCATTCCCTATCACAAAAATTTGGCGATCTTGCACAAAGACCCGGCGCTGATGCCACGCAGACGGGCTGCTTGGGCAAGCTGGAACTATATTCAGGACAGCGGCACGGAGAGCCAAGGAGAAACAAGCGAGCCGAGGCTATGCGTGACCTACTGGATGAACAAGCTTCAGCCATTGGCATGCAAGGACGATCTGTTCGTAACGCTCAACCCCATTGACCAGCCAGCCGAAGGCACGGTTTTACGCTCGCAGCTTTATCACCACCCCGTCTTTTCCATGCAAGCAATAAAGGCACAGAAGCAACTCTGGGCCCTACAGGGCAACCGGCGCACATGGTTCTGCGGCGCCTATTTCGGATATGGCTTCCATGAAGATGGCATTCAGGCTGGCCTTGCCGTAGCCGAGCAGCTGGGGGGCTCTCTGAGGCCATGGGCGCTTGATGATCCTTCAAACCGCATCTTTGTCTATCCGCCCAAGGCAAAGCCGGAGCGACACCAGACAATCAGCGCCAAAACCGAGCCCTTGACCGAGTCCTTGGCAGTGGCAAAATGA